In the genome of Deinococcus aquaedulcis, one region contains:
- a CDS encoding trimeric intracellular cation channel family protein produces MHELEWSPITLEAGLRALDLIGVLAFALSGALLAVRKRFDLFGVLVLGCVTAVGGGAIRDTLTGQTPPLFLRDEAYLWAALLGSGLAFLFGARLARFERTLSLFDTAGLALFAASGAIGAINFGLGPLGVVFAGMLSGVGGGVIRDLIANEVPEIMYRSEQLYATAAAAGALTVWLLYPHVTPFQAQFGGALVVALLRWLSRRGWARLPVRRLPEG; encoded by the coding sequence GTGCACGAGCTGGAGTGGTCGCCCATCACGCTGGAAGCGGGCCTGCGCGCCCTGGACCTGATCGGCGTGCTGGCCTTTGCCCTGTCGGGGGCGCTGCTGGCGGTGCGCAAGCGGTTTGACCTGTTTGGCGTGCTGGTGCTGGGTTGCGTGACCGCCGTGGGCGGCGGCGCCATCCGCGACACCCTGACCGGACAGACCCCGCCCCTCTTTCTGCGCGACGAGGCGTACCTGTGGGCGGCGCTGCTGGGTTCCGGGCTGGCGTTTCTGTTCGGGGCGCGGCTGGCCCGCTTTGAGCGCACCCTCAGCCTGTTTGACACGGCCGGGCTGGCGCTGTTTGCGGCGTCGGGGGCCATTGGGGCAATCAACTTCGGGCTGGGGCCGCTGGGCGTGGTGTTTGCGGGCATGCTGTCCGGGGTGGGCGGCGGTGTGATCCGCGACCTGATTGCCAACGAGGTACCGGAAATCATGTACCGCAGCGAGCAGCTGTATGCCACCGCCGCCGCTGCAGGCGCGCTGACGGTGTGGCTGCTGTACCCGCATGTCACGCCGTTTCAGGCGCAGTTTGGCGGGGCGCTGGTGGTGGCGCTGCTGCGCTGGCTCTCGCGCCGGGGCTGGGCCCGCCTGCCAGTGCGCCGCCTCCCCGAGGGCTAA
- the trmH gene encoding tRNA (guanosine(18)-2'-O)-methyltransferase TrmH, translated as MTPERYAKILRVLSRRQPTLTVLMDEVNKPHNLSAIVRTCDAVGVLRAHAVPPRGGKLADFEGHTFEATSGSAHKWVPVQRHADAVQAVRELQAQGFAVLATHLSQRSVDYREADYTRPTCVLLGAEKWGVSDEAAEAADMNIVVPMFGMVQSLNVSVAAATILFEAQRQRLAAGLYDTPQLSPEQLRAWAFEWAYPDLAPAYRERGEAYPALDEHGQIVGN; from the coding sequence ATGACCCCGGAGCGTTACGCCAAGATTCTGCGCGTGCTGAGCAGGCGCCAGCCCACCCTGACGGTCCTGATGGACGAGGTGAACAAGCCCCACAACCTCTCGGCCATCGTGCGCACCTGCGACGCGGTGGGGGTGCTGCGCGCCCACGCCGTGCCCCCCCGGGGCGGCAAGCTGGCCGACTTTGAGGGCCACACCTTCGAAGCCACCAGCGGCAGCGCCCACAAATGGGTGCCGGTGCAGCGCCACGCCGACGCCGTGCAGGCCGTGCGCGAGTTACAGGCGCAGGGCTTTGCGGTGCTGGCCACCCACCTCTCGCAGCGCAGCGTGGACTACCGCGAGGCCGATTACACCCGGCCCACCTGCGTGCTGCTGGGCGCCGAGAAATGGGGCGTGTCGGATGAAGCCGCCGAGGCCGCTGACATGAATATCGTCGTGCCCATGTTTGGCATGGTGCAGAGCCTGAACGTGTCGGTGGCGGCGGCGACCATCCTGTTCGAGGCGCAGCGTCAGCGGCTGGCCGCCGGCCTGTACGACACGCCCCAGCTGAGCCCCGAGCAGCTGCGCGCCTGGGCCTTTGAGTGGGCCTACCCGGATCTGGCCCCCGCCTACCGTGAGCGCGGCGAAGCCTACCCGGCACTGGACGAGCACGGCCAGATCGTGGGGAACTGA
- a CDS encoding TerC family protein, which yields MFGLEMPPINAEFWAILGTLILLEGLLSADNALVLAVMVRHLKGDLQRKALAYGIGGAVVLRILGVLLASYILEYWWLRAFGALYLAYLAVSHFLKHRTSEDEGDQKAKGRGFWATVVLLNLTDLAFSVDSILAGVALIPRGMPREQGLTIVVFGGIVGLILMRIAATVFLKLLNKYPSFDHVAYALVGWIAVKLGLETLEAAHEIYPAVPYWHMPTPIFWGIMAAIAIIGSFLATRRPAMTDAAAEAKAEAVVHEFDDTVADASDGRIDGR from the coding sequence ATGTTTGGTCTGGAGATGCCGCCCATCAACGCCGAATTCTGGGCGATCCTGGGCACCCTCATTCTGCTCGAAGGCCTGCTGTCGGCCGACAACGCGCTGGTGCTGGCCGTGATGGTCCGGCACCTCAAGGGCGACCTGCAGCGCAAGGCCCTGGCCTACGGCATTGGGGGGGCCGTGGTGCTGCGCATTCTGGGCGTGCTGCTGGCCAGCTACATCCTGGAATACTGGTGGCTGCGCGCCTTCGGGGCGCTGTATCTGGCGTATCTGGCGGTGTCGCATTTCCTCAAGCACCGCACCAGCGAGGATGAGGGTGACCAGAAGGCCAAGGGCCGGGGCTTCTGGGCCACCGTGGTGCTGCTGAACCTCACCGACCTTGCCTTCAGCGTGGATTCCATTCTGGCGGGCGTGGCGCTCATTCCGCGCGGCATGCCCCGCGAGCAGGGCCTGACCATCGTGGTGTTCGGCGGCATTGTTGGCCTGATCCTCATGCGAATTGCGGCCACCGTGTTCCTGAAGCTGCTGAACAAGTACCCCTCGTTTGACCATGTGGCCTACGCGCTGGTGGGCTGGATTGCCGTGAAGCTGGGCCTGGAAACGCTGGAGGCCGCCCACGAGATCTACCCGGCCGTGCCCTACTGGCACATGCCCACGCCCATCTTCTGGGGCATCATGGCGGCCATTGCGATTATCGGGTCGTTCCTGGCGACCCGCCGCCCCGCCATGACCGACGCCGCTGCCGAAGCCAAGGCCGAGGCCGTGGTGCACGAATTCGACGACACAGTGGCCGACGCGTCCGACGGCCGCATAGACGGTCGCTGA
- the rpmF gene encoding 50S ribosomal protein L32 yields MAKHPVPKKKTSKSKRDMRRSHHALVAPNLSECPQCHAKKLSHHICPSCGYYDGRQVLAV; encoded by the coding sequence ATGGCCAAGCACCCCGTTCCCAAGAAGAAGACCAGCAAGAGCAAGCGCGACATGCGCCGCAGCCACCACGCCCTCGTGGCCCCCAACCTGAGCGAGTGCCCCCAGTGCCACGCCAAGAAGCTCAGCCACCACATCTGCCCCAGCTGCGGCTATTACGACGGCCGTCAGGTGCTCGCCGTCTAA
- a CDS encoding 2,3-bisphosphoglycerate-independent phosphoglycerate mutase: MSDQLDTIRSLAKKTDSKILMVVLDGVGGLPLTVNGDSELAAAKTPNLDALAAQSQLGQVELVGAGITPGSGPGHLSLFGYDPLKYVVGRGALSAVGIGVKLEAGDVAVRGNFATLGEGRVVHDRRAGRPSDAKNAEIVAQLRAAIPDIEGTPVEIYTESEHRFVVVFRAQGGPALGAGLSDVDPQATGVQPLMAQAHDEASGRTAALVNAFVARAEAALAGEPQVNGVLFRGYSDVPHFPSFDDAYGLRAACIASYPMYKGLASLVGMDVLEVQGTEDALDGKVQALGQHWADYDFFYFHVKKTDSAGEDGDFAAKVKKIELFDALLPQLLALKPDVLAIVGDHSTPSKLATHSWHPVPLLIHSEYGRKDIAARYTEEEAQKGSLGLRRGTDVMPLLMANALKLNKYGA; this comes from the coding sequence ATGAGCGACCAACTGGACACCATCCGCAGCCTCGCCAAGAAGACCGACAGCAAGATTCTGATGGTCGTGCTGGACGGCGTGGGCGGCCTGCCGCTGACCGTGAACGGCGACAGCGAACTGGCCGCCGCCAAGACCCCCAACCTGGACGCGCTGGCCGCGCAGAGCCAGCTGGGGCAGGTGGAACTGGTGGGCGCCGGGATCACGCCGGGCAGCGGCCCTGGGCACCTGAGCCTCTTTGGCTACGACCCCCTGAAATACGTGGTGGGGCGCGGGGCCCTCTCGGCCGTGGGCATTGGCGTGAAGCTGGAAGCAGGCGACGTGGCGGTGCGCGGCAACTTTGCCACCCTGGGCGAGGGCCGCGTGGTGCACGACCGCCGCGCCGGGCGCCCCAGTGACGCCAAGAATGCCGAAATCGTGGCCCAGCTGCGCGCGGCCATTCCCGATATTGAGGGCACCCCGGTGGAGATCTACACCGAAAGCGAGCACCGCTTCGTGGTGGTGTTCCGCGCCCAGGGCGGCCCGGCGCTGGGCGCAGGCCTCAGCGATGTGGACCCGCAGGCCACCGGCGTTCAGCCCCTCATGGCCCAGGCCCACGACGAGGCCAGCGGGCGCACCGCCGCGCTGGTCAACGCCTTTGTGGCCCGCGCCGAGGCCGCCCTGGCGGGTGAGCCTCAGGTGAACGGCGTGCTGTTCCGGGGCTACAGCGACGTGCCGCACTTCCCGTCCTTTGACGATGCGTACGGGCTGCGCGCCGCGTGCATTGCCAGCTACCCCATGTACAAGGGGCTGGCGAGCCTCGTGGGCATGGACGTGCTGGAGGTGCAGGGCACGGAAGACGCCCTGGACGGCAAGGTGCAGGCGCTGGGCCAGCACTGGGCCGACTACGACTTCTTCTACTTCCACGTCAAGAAGACCGATTCTGCCGGCGAGGACGGCGACTTTGCCGCCAAGGTGAAAAAGATCGAGTTGTTCGACGCCCTGCTGCCGCAGCTGCTGGCCCTGAAGCCCGACGTACTGGCGATTGTGGGGGACCACAGCACCCCCAGCAAGCTCGCCACCCACTCGTGGCACCCGGTGCCCCTCCTGATTCACAGCGAGTACGGCCGCAAGGACATCGCTGCCCGCTACACCGAGGAAGAAGCCCAGAAAGGCAGCCTGGGCCTGCGCCGGGGCACAGATGTGATGCCGCTGCTGATGGCCAATGCCCTGAAACTGAACAAGTACGGCGCCTGA
- a CDS encoding MBL fold metallo-hydrolase gives MRAPSIPELACHTTVSGARLYTLPLRAFTGLRANAYLAVQGDPARPGYTALVDTGSAQPDSVADLQAALAAVRAAGEAVTWDTLRRVVLTHPHPDHAGGLAAVRALSPAPVAAHEWAVPILERPEERRDAWTVAVDGHLRWAGIPLDSDYAARLRRRGQNLMQPPAGPVEALRDGDRLDGLFEVLHTPGHDGAQVCLRLDEVLLSADHLLPHHSPPLMPERYQRGAGVRHYLAALDRVAALPGITLALGGHDGPMPDPQGRIQGLRARLQAKLAAARAAAQTPTTIFDLTHRLHPTLRPLQAILLLDQTAALVEHLVETGAVQADTRDDGALLVQAR, from the coding sequence ATGAGGGCCCCCAGCATCCCCGAGCTTGCCTGCCACACCACCGTCAGCGGCGCGCGCCTGTACACCCTGCCGCTGCGCGCCTTTACGGGCCTGCGCGCCAATGCCTACCTCGCCGTGCAGGGCGACCCGGCGCGGCCCGGGTACACCGCCCTGGTGGACACCGGCAGCGCCCAGCCGGACAGCGTGGCTGACCTGCAGGCCGCCCTGGCGGCGGTGCGCGCGGCGGGTGAAGCGGTGACCTGGGACACGCTGCGCCGCGTGGTGCTCACCCATCCGCACCCCGACCACGCCGGTGGGCTGGCCGCCGTGCGCGCCCTGAGCCCGGCCCCGGTGGCGGCGCACGAGTGGGCCGTGCCCATTCTGGAACGCCCGGAAGAGCGGCGCGACGCCTGGACCGTCGCCGTGGACGGCCACCTGCGCTGGGCCGGGATTCCGCTGGACAGCGATTACGCCGCCCGGCTGCGGCGCCGGGGCCAGAACCTGATGCAGCCGCCCGCCGGGCCCGTGGAGGCGCTGCGGGACGGGGACCGGCTAGACGGCCTTTTTGAGGTGCTGCACACCCCCGGTCACGACGGCGCGCAGGTGTGCCTGCGGCTGGACGAGGTGCTGCTCAGCGCCGATCACCTGCTGCCCCACCACTCGCCGCCGCTGATGCCCGAGCGCTACCAGCGCGGCGCGGGGGTGCGCCACTACCTCGCTGCGCTGGACCGGGTGGCCGCCCTGCCGGGGATCACGCTGGCCCTGGGCGGCCACGACGGTCCCATGCCCGACCCCCAGGGCCGCATTCAGGGCCTGCGGGCGCGGCTGCAGGCCAAGCTGGCCGCCGCCCGCGCCGCTGCCCAGACCCCCACCACCATCTTTGACCTGACGCATCGCCTGCACCCCACCCTGCGCCCGCTGCAGGCGATCTTGCTGCTGGACCAGACGGCGGCGCTGGTGGAGCACTTGGTCGAAACCGGCGCGGTGCAGGCCGACACCCGGGACGACGGCGCCCTGCTGGTGCAGGCCCGGTGA
- a CDS encoding phosphotransferase enzyme family protein has translation MSGAALPPGVLAHWGLRTSNPLGGRLNQHWAVQVQGERAALRRWHGDEAQVRYEAALVQQVSGLGWAVPTLLAEPLLAQGAWWSLHAWVPGEAPAREAARQRGRWLAEVHAAFAALPPLPPRPGWRPAHAALLDAETDALLDRCEAARPAEVRLYRWHLHRARVALEGLNLQDRPSHLLHGDFTAWNLRAQGGRLTGLLDFELARPDDPVAEFALAWRGVHDEVVAGYDELHPLGDEARALLTPLWWAHLLEGAALHLRAGTQDDGWTARKLQVRSPLMGPLAAPYPG, from the coding sequence GTGAGCGGGGCCGCACTGCCCCCCGGGGTGCTGGCCCACTGGGGCTTGAGAACTTCGAACCCCCTGGGGGGCCGCCTGAACCAGCACTGGGCGGTGCAGGTGCAGGGGGAGCGTGCGGCCTTGCGCCGCTGGCACGGCGACGAGGCCCAGGTGCGCTATGAAGCGGCCCTGGTGCAGCAGGTTTCAGGCCTGGGCTGGGCAGTACCCACGCTGCTGGCAGAGCCGCTGCTGGCCCAGGGCGCGTGGTGGAGCCTGCACGCCTGGGTGCCGGGCGAGGCCCCGGCGCGTGAGGCCGCCCGGCAGCGGGGCCGCTGGCTGGCAGAGGTGCACGCGGCTTTTGCGGCCCTGCCCCCGCTGCCGCCGCGTCCCGGCTGGCGCCCCGCCCACGCCGCGCTGTTGGACGCAGAGACGGACGCCCTGCTGGACCGCTGCGAGGCCGCCCGGCCCGCTGAGGTGCGCCTGTACCGCTGGCACCTGCACCGGGCGCGGGTGGCGCTGGAGGGGCTCAATCTTCAGGATCGCCCCAGTCATCTGCTGCACGGCGACTTCACCGCCTGGAACCTGCGCGCGCAGGGCGGGCGCCTGACGGGGCTCCTGGACTTTGAGCTGGCCCGCCCCGACGACCCGGTGGCCGAGTTCGCGCTGGCGTGGCGCGGCGTGCACGACGAGGTGGTGGCAGGGTACGACGAGTTACACCCCCTGGGTGACGAGGCCCGCGCCCTGCTGACCCCATTGTGGTGGGCCCACCTGCTGGAGGGCGCCGCCCTTCACCTGCGCGCCGGCACCCAGGACGACGGCTGGACCGCGCGCAAGCTGCAGGTGCGCTCACCCCTGATGGGCCCGCTCGCCGCGCCCTACCCGGGCTGA
- a CDS encoding GGDEF domain-containing protein has translation MNARPRWRLTEANRRRMYLWVSGLASVMQLAVGALLLGQPGAAAHWPLLGALVCAGAWALLLTRRVPWRWVDYGVLLAATGLVLAQLLKVPPGGEVSAQLLFAGSFLFLAGFSILPLPGALAYVLGVFAAYGVAVALRGGPVALLWELGLVGLLAAHLSTFGQAVSLERAEARAYARLALTDPLTGLPNRRAMMDRLQRAAQAGQGAAALLLDIDRFKAINDRLGHDAGDEVLREVAARLRRTLAGRGEVARWGGEEFLVLLSPGVPADALSAALQQAVRSAPMTGGVTVTLSLGGATLQEAPAVGDLLKLADARLYVAKAGGRDRAELHTPGLHELRALTLA, from the coding sequence ATGAACGCCCGGCCGCGCTGGCGCCTGACAGAGGCCAACCGCCGCCGGATGTACCTGTGGGTGAGTGGGCTGGCCAGTGTGATGCAGTTGGCGGTGGGGGCGCTGCTGCTGGGGCAGCCGGGGGCCGCTGCGCACTGGCCGCTGCTGGGCGCGCTGGTCTGCGCGGGCGCCTGGGCCCTGCTGCTGACCCGGCGCGTGCCCTGGCGCTGGGTGGACTACGGGGTGCTGCTGGCGGCCACGGGGCTGGTGCTGGCCCAACTGCTGAAGGTGCCACCCGGGGGAGAGGTGTCGGCGCAGCTGCTGTTTGCCGGCAGCTTTCTGTTTCTGGCGGGGTTCAGCATTCTGCCGCTGCCGGGGGCGCTGGCCTACGTGCTGGGGGTCTTTGCGGCCTACGGCGTGGCCGTGGCGCTGCGGGGCGGCCCCGTGGCCCTGCTGTGGGAACTGGGACTGGTGGGGCTGCTGGCCGCGCACCTGTCCACCTTTGGGCAGGCGGTGTCGCTGGAACGCGCCGAGGCCCGCGCCTACGCCCGGCTGGCCCTGACCGATCCCCTGACGGGCCTGCCCAACCGCCGCGCCATGATGGACCGCCTGCAGCGCGCCGCCCAGGCCGGACAGGGCGCGGCGGCGCTGCTGCTGGATATTGACCGCTTCAAGGCCATCAATGACCGCCTGGGCCACGACGCAGGCGACGAGGTGCTGCGCGAGGTGGCCGCGCGGCTGCGCCGGACCCTGGCCGGGCGCGGCGAGGTGGCGCGCTGGGGCGGCGAGGAATTTCTGGTGCTGCTGTCCCCCGGCGTGCCCGCCGACGCCCTGAGCGCCGCGCTGCAACAGGCGGTGCGCAGCGCGCCTATGACAGGCGGAGTCACCGTGACCCTCAGCCTGGGGGGCGCCACGCTGCAGGAAGCGCCAGCGGTGGGCGACCTGCTGAAGCTGGCCGACGCCCGGCTGTACGTGGCCAAGGCGGGGGGCCGCGACCGCGCCGAACTGCACACGCCTGGGCTGCATGAATTGCGCGCCCTGACCCTGGCGTGA
- a CDS encoding deoxyribodipyrimidine photo-lyase: MIHDARVQPLRPGEAGRRGFVLLWVQASVRVRDNHALEYAVQEASRLDLPLVAVFGLTPAYPEANARHYLYLLEGLRDLRRELAARGIPLRVALGTPPEVALQAAQEGAALVVTDVGYVRVAREWRAWLRERLTVPLVQVESEAVVPVRVASPKLEVGARTLRPKLHRLWHEYLVPLEPRELRRTTTDWALGLDLHSPAAQVSALPVDHSVPPGAEEGGEHAALDLLEDFVTRKLETYHLRRNDPTVDGSSRLSAALHYGHLSPLTAALAAREHPGPGTDMFLEELIVRRELSFNLCTYNPAYDRYEGLPAWARATLEEHAGDPREALYTREELDAAQTHDPYWNAAQRQMTRTGRMHNYMRMYWGKKVLEWTHTPQAAYETLVWLNNRYEQDGRNPNSWAGLDWVFGQHDRPWARRPVFGMVRSMTAAGLRRKFDADLYARQWA; the protein is encoded by the coding sequence ATGATTCACGATGCGCGTGTGCAGCCGCTGCGCCCCGGGGAAGCGGGCCGGCGCGGGTTCGTGTTGCTGTGGGTGCAGGCCAGCGTGCGGGTGCGCGACAACCACGCCCTGGAATACGCCGTGCAGGAGGCCAGCCGCCTGGATTTGCCGCTGGTGGCGGTCTTTGGCCTGACCCCCGCGTACCCCGAGGCCAACGCCCGGCACTACCTGTATCTGCTGGAGGGTCTGCGCGACCTGCGACGTGAGCTGGCGGCGCGCGGCATTCCCCTGCGCGTGGCCCTGGGCACGCCGCCCGAGGTGGCCCTGCAGGCGGCGCAGGAAGGCGCGGCCCTGGTGGTCACCGACGTAGGGTACGTGCGCGTGGCGCGCGAGTGGCGGGCGTGGCTGCGCGAGCGGCTGACGGTGCCGCTGGTGCAGGTGGAATCCGAAGCCGTGGTGCCGGTGCGCGTGGCCAGCCCCAAGCTGGAGGTGGGCGCGCGCACCCTGCGCCCCAAACTGCACCGCCTCTGGCACGAGTATCTGGTGCCCCTGGAGCCGCGCGAGCTGCGCCGCACCACCACCGACTGGGCCCTGGGCCTGGACCTGCACAGCCCCGCCGCGCAGGTATCAGCCCTGCCCGTGGATCACAGCGTGCCCCCCGGCGCCGAGGAAGGCGGTGAGCACGCCGCGCTGGACCTGCTGGAAGACTTCGTGACCCGCAAGCTGGAGACCTACCACCTGCGCCGGAACGACCCCACGGTGGACGGCAGCAGCCGCCTGAGCGCCGCGCTGCACTACGGCCACCTCTCGCCCCTGACCGCTGCCCTGGCCGCCCGTGAGCACCCCGGCCCCGGCACCGACATGTTCCTGGAAGAGCTGATCGTGCGCCGCGAACTGAGCTTTAACCTCTGCACCTACAACCCCGCCTATGACCGCTACGAGGGCCTGCCCGCCTGGGCCCGCGCCACCCTGGAAGAGCACGCCGGGGACCCGCGCGAGGCCCTGTACACCCGCGAGGAACTGGACGCCGCGCAGACCCACGACCCTTACTGGAACGCCGCCCAGCGCCAGATGACCCGCACCGGGCGCATGCACAACTACATGCGCATGTACTGGGGCAAGAAGGTGCTGGAATGGACCCACACGCCCCAGGCCGCCTACGAAACGCTGGTGTGGCTGAACAACCGCTACGAGCAGGACGGCCGCAACCCCAATTCCTGGGCGGGGCTGGACTGGGTGTTCGGGCAGCACGACCGCCCCTGGGCGCGGCGCCCCGTGTTCGGCATGGTGCGCTCCATGACCGCCGCTGGCCTAAGGCGCAAGTTCGACGCCGATCTGTACGCGCGCCAGTGGGCGTAG
- a CDS encoding AIM24 family protein: MDFTWTGSTERELSAHGHKLEVIEYSAAPMEAPLSGYHQSLSRPRRWRQLAVHVGGGQAVLEPGALQYLRGELEMQAVSASGSGGGLGGFLRGAVTAAATGEGMYKTAYKGSGTLFTEPTRLHLLLGELRGESLIVDDGAFVACVGDLQVGRHVNQGFAQAVGSGEGRVQPKLTGSGIFALQSPVPPEEFQVLELRGETLKVDGNLVVAYTDGLEFKVERSARGLLGSGKTGEGFVQAYRGTGRVWLAPTLPIHLT, translated from the coding sequence ATGGACTTCACCTGGACTGGCAGCACCGAACGCGAACTGAGCGCCCACGGCCACAAGCTGGAAGTCATTGAGTACAGCGCCGCGCCCATGGAAGCGCCCCTCAGCGGCTACCACCAGTCCTTATCGCGCCCCCGGCGCTGGCGGCAGCTGGCGGTGCATGTGGGCGGCGGGCAGGCAGTGCTGGAACCCGGCGCCCTGCAGTACCTGCGCGGCGAACTGGAGATGCAGGCGGTCAGCGCCAGCGGCAGTGGCGGCGGCCTGGGCGGCTTTCTGCGCGGGGCCGTCACAGCGGCGGCCACAGGCGAAGGCATGTACAAAACCGCCTACAAGGGCAGCGGCACCCTCTTTACCGAACCCACCCGCCTTCACCTGCTGCTGGGCGAACTGCGCGGCGAGAGCCTGATCGTGGATGACGGCGCCTTCGTGGCCTGCGTGGGCGACCTGCAGGTGGGCCGCCACGTGAACCAGGGCTTTGCCCAGGCCGTGGGCAGCGGCGAGGGCCGCGTGCAGCCCAAGCTGACGGGCAGCGGGATCTTCGCCCTGCAAAGCCCGGTGCCGCCCGAAGAATTCCAAGTGCTGGAACTGCGCGGCGAGACCCTGAAGGTGGACGGCAATCTGGTGGTGGCCTACACCGATGGCCTGGAGTTCAAGGTGGAGCGCAGCGCCCGTGGCCTGTTGGGCAGCGGCAAGACCGGCGAAGGCTTCGTGCAGGCCTACCGGGGCACCGGCCGCGTGTGGCTGGCCCCCACCCTGCCCATTCACCTCACCTGA